A stretch of the Rosa rugosa chromosome 5, drRosRugo1.1, whole genome shotgun sequence genome encodes the following:
- the LOC133709317 gene encoding F-box/kelch-repeat protein At1g16250, translating to MESLHQAIIPGLPDDLALRCLAKLSHGYHGLVESVSKTWRDLIRSSEYANYKARERLCGNWLFVLTECSNNEWVAYDPEADRWHPLPKIPSVHAEGKQYGFSCISVCSRFFVIGGSYSRDNPAFPHQRPLVTNEVMQFDPFKKQWTNVASMITPRSHFACSVVSGKIYVAGGRNLSCTRGLALAEVYDPVADKWEELPPMPHAQMDCLGLSYKGKFHVLSDQVGLPDQNTSEVFSLSDGTWCTMEDIWPFSRAMQFAVQVIGDNRVYTVVDWGESFIKTRDTEKGEWYNIGSVPSVVLPDHCRQLEAFGYGFTALQHELYVLGGKALKWEQSGAGRFDIVKLDVVRVCNPLVKPLKWRETRPMIGSARGTVIGCASMEEESSCDQGFILLGRFRIRSLS from the exons AT GGAATCTCTGCATCAAGCTATCATTCCTGGGTTGCCTGATGACTTGGCATTGAGATGTCTGGCAAAGCTTTCTCATGGATACCATGGACTGGTTGAAAGTGTTTCGAAGACGTGGAGAGACTTGATCCGAAGCTCGGAATATGCCAACTATAAAGCTAGAGAACGATTGTGTGGCAACTGGTTGTTTGTTTTGACTGAATGCTCCAACAATGAGTGGGTTGCTTATGATCCTGAGGCTGATAGGTGGCATCCTTTGCCAAAGATTCCATCTGTCCATGCTGAGGGGAAACAGTATGGGTTTTCATGTATTAGTGTTTGCAGTCGGTTTTTCGTAATTGGAGGTTCCTATTCTCGGGATAATCCTGCATTTCCCCATCAGAGGCCTTTGGTAACAAATGAGGTCATGCAGTTTGATCCGTTTAAGAAACAATGGACCAATGTGGCAAGCATGATTACTCCCCGCTCTCACTTTGCATGTAGCGTTGTATCTGGTAAGATTTATGTTGCTGGGGGACGTAACTTATCTTGCACCAGAGGGCTTGCTCTTGCTGAGGTCTATGATCCAGTGGCTGACAA ATGGGAGGAGTTGCCACCAATGCCCCATGCCCAGATGGACTGCTTAGGATTATCCTATAAAGGAAAATTTCATGTTCTCAGCGACCAAGTAGGCCTGCCAGACCAAAATACCTCTGAGGTATTTAGCCTATCTGATGGAACATGGTGCACAATGGAAGACATTTGGCCTTTTTCAAGGGCAATGCAATTTGCAGTTCAGGTGATAGGAGATAATCGAGTGTATACCGTTGTAGATTGGGGTGAGAGCTTTATTAAAACAAGAGATACTGAAAAAGGAGAGTGGTACAACATAGGCTCAGTTCCATCTGTGGTTCTTCCTGATCACTGTCGGCAGCTGGAGGCTTTTGGTTATGGTTTTACTGCCTTACAACATGAATTATATGTCCTAGGAGGGAAGGCTCTCAAGTGGGAACAATCTGGTGCTGGGAGGTTTGACATTGTCAAGTTGGATGTGGTGAGGGTCTGTAACCCCTTGGTTAAGCCATTAAAATGGAGGGAAACCAGACCCATGATTGGGTCAGCTCGTGGCACTGTCATAGGGTGTGCATCCATGGAAGAAGAATCTTCATGTGACCAAG GCTTTATTCTGTTGGGGCGCTTCCGAATTCGTTCTCTTTCATAG
- the LOC133711213 gene encoding uncharacterized protein LOC133711213, translating to MAILNSDQDVKIYFVCGVFRSLSDSLPTHCSLSIESFSLLTEYHGVDGYESKEFEAGGYIWKLVLYPNGNKKKNVEDHISNKGMYLVLEGFDKLIPLEEFRDASNGYLVVDKIIVLYPVGNREGKDSHLSLYLGLADKQTTPTVTKVYAEFSLRLMIVSSSVDKICFITAGEHYGWSKFIPQAGLRRFLKNDTFSVEAEITVLGIAKEPSEAEDIVHTTGEEGSCRFPFNSSLLLKSLSTFVIVLNLLRLAR from the exons ATGGCTATCCTTAACTCGGACCAAGACGTTAAGATATACTTTGTCTGTG GCGTTTTCAGATCACTTTCAGATTCACTGCCAACTCATTGCAGTCTAAGTATAGAGTCGTTTTCCTTGCTAACTGAATATCATGGAGTCGATGGATATGAATCAAAAGAGTTTGAAGCCGGAGGATACATATG GAAACTGGTGCTGTACCCAAAtggaaacaagaagaagaatgtgGAAGACCACATCTCT AATAAGGGAATGTACTTGGTTCTTGAAG GTTTTGATAAACTAATCCCTCTTGAAGAATTTAGGGATGCCTCTAATGGATATCTCGTTGTTGACAA GATTATAGTACTCTATCCCGTGGGAAATCGCGAGGGGAAAGATTCTCATCTTTCTCTATACTTGGGATTGGCTGATAAACAAACAACTCCTACTGTCACTAAAGTATATGCAGAGTTTTCCTTACGCTTG ATGATCGTTTCTTCTTCTGTAGATAAGATATGTTTCATCACTGCCGGTGAGCATTATGGTTGGAGTAAATTCATTCCACAGGCTGGTTTACGTCGTTTTTTGAAGAACGATACTTTCTCAGTGGAAGCAGAGATCACTGTTCTTGGGATTGCTAAAGAACCCTCAGAGGCAGAGGACATTGTCCATACAACTGGGGAGGAGGGTTCATGCAGGTTCCCCTTCAATTCGTCTTTACTTCTCAAGTCCTTGTCCACCTTCGTCATTGTGCTCAATCTACTTCGGTTGGCCAGGTAG
- the LOC133709192 gene encoding rhomboid-like protein 14, mitochondrial: MERRGSRSNGMLPLLALHAASEYYRLDRKPPVTAALIAANSLVYLRPAFLEPILPSIHDVWFNPHLILKNKDLKRFLLSPFYHVGESHLAYNMLSLLWKGIKLESSMDSAEFASMVAVLLGMSQGITLLLSKALLVLFDYEKAYYSEYAVGFSGVIFAMKVVLNSQSGNYSSVHGIPMPSRYAAWVELVLIQMLVPGVSFIGHLGGILAGFLYLRLRSAYSGSDPLTLVLRGVTNVLELPMRFLRRVFPFRRRQVSGRGPVGGSRRGIAMADWRCSACTYENSGWLDACEMCGTNRNDNGNGNSMASHPLPQYSGDLTLEELRRLRLERFGR; encoded by the exons ATGGAGAGAAGAGGATCCCGATCCAACGGAATGTTGCCGCTGCTCGCACTCCACGCCGCCAGCGAGTATTACAGGCTCGACAGGAAGCCTCCCGTCACCGCCGCACTCATTGCCGCCAATTCCCTCGTCTACTTACGCCCCGCCTTCCTCGAACCCATTCTTCCTTCCATTCACGACGTCTGGTTCAACCCTCACCTCATCCTCAAG AATAAGGACTTGAAGCGGTTCTTGCTGTCACCGTTTTACCATGTGGGAGAGTCTCATCTGGCTTACAACATGCTCTCGCTTTTATGGAAGGGCATCAAGTTGGAGTCCTCCATGGATAGTGCTGAGTTTGCATCCATGGTTGCTGTGCTACTCGGTATGTCCCAAGGGATCACACTGCTGCTTTCGAAAGCGCTGCTGGTTTTGTTTGACTATGAGAAGGCTTATTATTCGGAATACGCTGTTGGGTTTTCTGGGGTGATATTTGCAATGAAGGTGGTTCTCAATTCGCAGTCCGGAAACTATAGTTCTGTACATGGAATTCCGATGCCGTCGCGTTATGCTGCTTGGGTGGAGTTGGTTCTTATCCAGATGTTGGTGCCTGGCGTGTCTTTCATTGGTCATTTGGGTGGGATACTTGCCGGGTTTCTGTATCTCCGATTGAGGAGTGCATATTCGGGCTCAGACCCACTTACTTTAGTTCTCAGAGGTGTTACTAATGTACTAGAATTGCCGATGCGGTTTTTAAGAAGAGTGTTTCCATTCAGACGGAGGCAGGTATCTGGTAGAGGACCGGTTGGTGGGAGTCGTAGAGGAATAGCCATGGCGGATTGGAGGTGCAGTGCTTGTACATATGAAAACTCTGGTTGGTTGGATGCATGTGAAATGTGTGGCACAAATAGGAATGACAATGGCAATGGCAATTCCATGGCGTCGCATCCTTTGCCACAATATTCAGGTGACCTTACTTTGGAAGAATTAAGGCGGCTAAGGTTGGAAAGATTTGGTAGATGA